Below is a window of Sulfitobacter sp. BSw21498 DNA.
GGGTTTGCGATTCTATATAGTGCAATTCCCGGCAACACCGCAGTGATCAAAGGCATCGTATTTGGTATTGCGGCCTGGCTGGGCATGATGATTGTGATCATGCCGATGGCTGGTGCTGGCCTGTTCGGCATGAGCTTTGGCATAATGGCACCCGTCATGACGCTGGTATTGCATCTCATTTTTGGGGCTGTCCTTGGCAAGGTCTATGCAGCTTACTCCGCTACTGGACACGTTGCCTGAACCACCCAATCTCACCTCACGCCAAAGGAGTACCTCTAATATGACTTTGAACGAGACCCAGTCAAAGCTATGCGATGATAACCAAACCGACTTTTCGGACTTAAAGGCCGTCGTTTTCAATACAAGCCTAAAACGCGAAGAAGGAAAATCGCATACCAAGCTGCTGCTCTCTGTGGCGGGCGAGATCATGTCTCGCAATGGGGTCAGCGTGGAGCATATCCACGCGGCCTCTCACCAGATCGCCTACGGCGTCTATCCGGATATGACCGAGCATGGGTGGGATCGGGACGACTGGCCCAAACTTTGGGAAAAAGTCGCCGCAGCCGATATCCTGATCATCGGAACGCCGATCTGGTTGGGCGAGGAAAGCTCCCTTTGCCGTGTCCTGATTGAGCGGCTTTACGGAATGTCGGGCATGCTGAACGACAAGGGGCAAAGCATCTTCTACGGCAAGACCGGTAGCGCGGTCATTACCGGCAACGAAGACGGGATCAAGCATTGCGCAATGTCGATCCTCTATGCACTTGGCCATCTGGGGTATATGATCCCCCCGCAGGCCGATTGTGGCTGGATCGGAGAGGCAGGCCCCGGCCCCTCTTACGGCGATGAGATCGAAGGCGGCCCGGCAGGCTTTGACAACGATTTCACACAGCGCAATGCGACAATTATGACGTGGAACCTGATGCACACCGCGCGCATGCTGAAAGATGCGGGCGGTCTGCCCAATCACGGAAACGACCGCAACGCCTGGAAGGCAGGTTGCCGGTTCGATTACGAAAACCCCGAGCATCGGGTATGAACCTACCGGTATTGGGCACGCGCTTAGAACAGTCGCGCTGATTGGAACAGTTACCGCTTCTTTTCATCGCCATTTTCCTCATGGCGTTCTGCTTGTTGGGCAGATGGTTTGCCCGAACAATTGTCACGGCCCCCATGCTCGCGCTGGGGTTCGGGGCGTTTTTGGCGTGGGGTAATCTCGTCCCTGAGCAGATTGCCAAGGCGCACCTGCATGTATTGGCCGAGATTGCCCTCGTCATTTTGCTTTTCCTGGATGCCGCCCGCATTGATATTCAAAGCCTGCTCAAACGCCATCGCTGGCCATTACGCACCCTCATTATCGGCATGCCGCTGGCCTTCGTCGGTGGTACCGCAGTCATCTGGCTGCTCTTTCCTGGATGGCCACTTGCCGTGGCCGCATTGCTTGGGGCAATTCTTGTGCCGACCGATGCTGCCCTTGGCCGATCCGTCGTGACGAACGAGGATGTTCCTGAACGCCATCGCCGCGCGATCACCATCGAAAGCGGTCTTAATGATGGGATCGCCTTGCCGATGATCTTGATGTTGGCGGCGCTAAGTGCTCCGGCAGCGGCCGCGCCAACCGGTGGCTGGATATTATACACCGTACTGCAGGTGACGCTCGGGCCACTGGTCGGCGCAGGGCTAGGTGTGCTGGGAGGGATCGGGTTGCTTGCGGCGCAGGAGCGCGACCTGACATCCCCATTGTATGAAGGAATAGCCACATTGTCGCTTGCCGCTGCGGCTTATTTCGCGGCGACTGCAGTCGGCGGGAACGGGTTTATCGCGGCGTTTGCAGCCGGTATCGGGTTCGCCTGCATTGTCCGGGACCGCTGCCAGTTCGTGTATGACTTTAGCGAAAGCGAGGGCCAGCTGCTTTCATGGGCGGCGTTCTTCGGCATCGGTGCTTTGCTCGTCCCCGAAGCAATTGCGAGCCTCAATGTTCCAATGGCCGCAGCCATAGCTCTCAGCCTTGCGGTCGTTCGACCCCTGGCCATTTGGATATCTCTGATCGGCTCGGATGCAGATCCGTCTACCAGATTGTTTATCGGTTGGTTTGGCCCGCGCGGACTGGCAACGGCGCTCTTTGCGTTATTGGTGGTCGAAAAGTTCGCTCCTGAGCTTGGAGACTTCGTTCTTCATTTCGCTATCAATACAGTCTGGATCAGTGCCCTGCTGCATGGTGTCACGGCAGTGCCGATGGCAAAAGCCTTCGCCGCGCACCAGAGCATGAAGACATCGCAGCGGTAGCCTTTTATGGAAACTTGATTTTTGTCTACGCGCTTGCGCCAAGCTTCATCGGCGGCAAAAAGGGCTTGCGAGAAGCCTATTCAATGTAGCTCAGTCAGACCCATATAAATCTTCGAAAATCGAACCCATTCCCTAGAGTCCGTACATGTCTACAATTGCGGGCTTTATCAGCAATGTTGGCAACCAATGGATAAAACAGACAACCTTTAAACACCCATCCGCAGATTTCACATCCCGAGAGCACGTTAACGAGGCTCTCAATCTTCATCACTCTTTTATGAGATAGCAATATCGCGATATGCACATAATGCTTGGGACTGCTTACGCACCGATGGGTAGAGCATCTGACCTGCCCCCCGAGGCTCCCTCATTCATAACGAGAGTTTGCGGGTCTGGGTTTCATATTCTTCGTCGTCAGTTTGGGCAAGCGCGTCTTGCGCGGAGCCCTCAAATTGCTCAAGCGCTCGACGAGCTTCTGCCGGTGTTTGGTTCCCAAGCGATGAGTGCGGCCTGACGTTGTTGTAGTCGTATCGCCAGAGTGCCAGCTTGCGACGGGCGTCATCCAACGTATCGAAGATTTCCTCATTCAACAGCTCGTCGCGCAGGCTGCCATTGAAGCTTTCTATGAAGCCATTCTGCTGGGGTTTGCCGGGGTCGATGTAATGCCAATCAACGTCGTTATCACCGGCCCATTTTAGGATCGCACGACTGGTAAACTCCGTGCCGTTATCACTGACAATGCAGGCAGGCTTTCCATAAATACGGACAAGCGCGTCAAGTTCCCGCGCGACACGAGCGCCCGAGATGCTGGTGTCAGCCACCAAGCAGAGGTTCTCGCGGCAACAATCGTCGTTTACAGCCAGCATGCGGAACTTGCGTGACGCGCCGAACGTATCCGACACAAAATCTAAGGACCAACGCTCGCCAGGACGCAAAGCAACCGGCATTGGTGTCCGCGAGCCACGCGCACGCTTGCGGCCCCTGCGCCGTCTAACGCCCAGCTTTTCTTCAGTATAAAGGCGATACAGTTTCTTGTGGTTCATGATCCTTCCCTTGCGTTCCAGCAGCACACCGATCCGGCGGTAGCCAAAGCGCCGTCGCTTGCTGGCAATCGCTTTCATCTCTTCGCGAACTTCTGGATTATCCGGTGACTGATCGCGCCGGACGGTCTTGGGATCGACACCGACAAGCCTGCACGCCCGGCGCTGCGAGATATCATGGTCTCGCATTGCCTTGCGTGCTGCGGCCCGTCGCACATTCGGTGTCGTCAGTTCTTTCCCAGCAAATCCTTCAACACAACATTGTCCAACATCGTGTCCGCCAGAAGGCGCTTCAGCTTGGCGTTCTCATCCTCCAGCGATCTAAGGCGATGAGTATCAGAAACGTTCATGCCACCATATTTGGCTTTGAACTTGTAGAACGACGCGGGACTCAAGCCATGCCTGCGGCACACCTCTGCCGTCGGCATGCCAGCTTCCTGTTCTTTGATCATTCCGATAATTTGGGCTTCAGTAAAACGGCTCTGTCGCATCTGTTTGCTCCTTCGAAGGTTGAGCAAACTCTACATTAAACTGAGGGAAGTTTCGGGGGGCAGGTCACATCGGATATAACGATGCAGTTCGAAAAAGCTAAAACCACTTTTTTAACAGTAGCTCTGATTTAAGTTGATTGCTTCTATGACAAAGGTCCCGATAAACTTTCAGGGCTGCAAATCCACAATGCAGTCTCTGCGCAGTCACACCCAACTCTGATCAGAGATGAATAACTGGCCGAACTCAAAGCTCTTTATGTCGAAGTCAAAAATGGTGCCCAGGGGCGGAATCGAACCACCGACACGAGGATTTTCAATCCACTGCTCTACCCCTGAGCTACCCGGGCACCGGAGACCACCGTAGTGGTCGGGTGTGCGCGTTCTAGGATTTTGCGGCGGGGGTGTCCAGAGGCTTTCGCCATGTTTGGCAAAGGTTTTTTCGGAAAGTTCTAATGTGGCTTGTCCGGAGCGTTTAAAGCGGCCTCGCTGGCCTCTAGTGCGGCCTCGACATCTTCGGGATCACGGCTTGGTGTGGCGTAGCTGCCGTTTAGCCACTTCGCCAGATCCACATCCGCGCAGCGCCCCGAACAGAAGGGGCGATACTTTGGAGCGGTTTCACCGTTACAGATCGGGCAGGTCACTTTAGCACCTCTGCCAGGGGCATACGGGCGCGTTTGCGCTGCAGCTCGTAGTGCCCCAGCGGTGTCCAACCCACCAACGTGGTTTCGACGTCATCGGCGCGAAACGCCTGACGCAAGGCGGTCTCGAAGGGGCGGCGGTCTTTCTTGGGCATGGGTGCAAGATCCAACGTGATCTGCCCCCCCAGACCGCGCAGACGCAAGGCACGGGGCAAGGCGCGGGCGCAAGCCATGTTGGCCTTGATACCAGCCGCGAGCGACACATCAGCCCCTGTATTTACATCAACTGCGACCAAGGCGCGTGTCGGCTCCACAAACATGGAGGCACCGCCGTCAAGAGCGACGCGCGGCTGCGAAAGACTATCGACAGTATCCAAAACGCCATGCGTGTCGAACCCGCCGGGATCGGTCACAATGTCGGCAGGCGCTACCCAGTCGCGCCACGCCAGAATATGCGGCCCGTCGCCTTCGGACAACAGTTCCATCTCGGTGGAAGAGTCGTCCAGCACCTTGTCGGCCAGCGTCAGCATCGCGTCGATATCATCAGCGATGTCATCCGCATCTGCGCCAGCGCAAGAGGAACGCAGAATCAGCCCGTGCGTGGCCCCGTCTGCGGCCTCATGGGCGATCTCGAGCAGCCGGTCGCGTTCTTCCTCGTCGCGAATGCTGCGCGAGATATTGGTGCCGGGCGCGCCGGGGGTCACGATAGCATAGCGGCTTTTGAACAGTAGCTTTTGCGTCACCGGAATGGCTTTGCCCGGTTCGGCATAGCCCGAAACCTGCACAAGAATTGGCTGTCCGGGTGCCAGCCCCTTGATCTGGCGCAAGAACGCAGAGCCATCAGGCGTCTTTAGGAACATACCCCCCTGCCCTTTGACCGGACGGTCCGCAATGGCGCGGTAGATCGTGCCGGGGCGCGGCCCGTCACTGTCGATCAAAAGATCGTCCAGCTTGCCGTCCACGATCAGCGCGGCGGCTTCGGTGTCGCCAAAATGGTCCAGAACGATCGTACGGCCCTTCATGAGGTCTCTCCTGCGAAAACATATCCTGCAGCACGCAGCAGGTTTGCGGTTTCGGCCAATGGCAGGCCGACGATGCCGGTGAAAGATCCGCTGATCCAAGGGATCAACGCGCCAGCCGGTCCCTGGATGCCA
It encodes the following:
- a CDS encoding DUF6789 family protein, whose amino-acid sequence is MTNLKSGIVAGFAATVVLSVLMVAKGMMGVMPELDVAAMLATMMGTSIVVGWIAHFLIGTLAWGGGFAILYSAIPGNTAVIKGIVFGIAAWLGMMIVIMPMAGAGLFGMSFGIMAPVMTLVLHLIFGAVLGKVYAAYSATGHVA
- a CDS encoding flavodoxin family protein; protein product: MTLNETQSKLCDDNQTDFSDLKAVVFNTSLKREEGKSHTKLLLSVAGEIMSRNGVSVEHIHAASHQIAYGVYPDMTEHGWDRDDWPKLWEKVAAADILIIGTPIWLGEESSLCRVLIERLYGMSGMLNDKGQSIFYGKTGSAVITGNEDGIKHCAMSILYALGHLGYMIPPQADCGWIGEAGPGPSYGDEIEGGPAGFDNDFTQRNATIMTWNLMHTARMLKDAGGLPNHGNDRNAWKAGCRFDYENPEHRV
- a CDS encoding cation:proton antiporter domain-containing protein, with amino-acid sequence MEQLPLLFIAIFLMAFCLLGRWFARTIVTAPMLALGFGAFLAWGNLVPEQIAKAHLHVLAEIALVILLFLDAARIDIQSLLKRHRWPLRTLIIGMPLAFVGGTAVIWLLFPGWPLAVAALLGAILVPTDAALGRSVVTNEDVPERHRRAITIESGLNDGIALPMILMLAALSAPAAAAPTGGWILYTVLQVTLGPLVGAGLGVLGGIGLLAAQERDLTSPLYEGIATLSLAAAAYFAATAVGGNGFIAAFAAGIGFACIVRDRCQFVYDFSESEGQLLSWAAFFGIGALLVPEAIASLNVPMAAAIALSLAVVRPLAIWISLIGSDADPSTRLFIGWFGPRGLATALFALLVVEKFAPELGDFVLHFAINTVWISALLHGVTAVPMAKAFAAHQSMKTSQR
- a CDS encoding IS3 family transposase (programmed frameshift), translated to MRQSRFTEAQIIGMIKEQEAGMPTAEVCRRHGLSPASFYKFKAKYGGMNVSDTHRLRSLEDENAKLKRLLADTMLDNVVLKDLPGKELTTPNVRRAAARKAMRDHDISQRRACRLVGVDPKTVRRDQSPDNPEVREEMKAIASKRRRFGYRRIGVLLERKGRIMNHKKLYRLYTEEKLGVRRRRGRKRARGSRTPMPVALRPGERWSLDFVSDTFGASRKFRMLAVNDDCCRENLCLVADTSISGARVARELDALVRIYGKPACIVSDNGTEFTSRAILKWAGDNDVDWHYIDPGKPQQNGFIESFNGSLRDELLNEEIFDTLDDARRKLALWRYDYNNVRPHSSLGNQTPAEARRALEQFEGSAQDALAQTDDEEYETQTRKLSL
- a CDS encoding DNA gyrase inhibitor YacG translates to MTCPICNGETAPKYRPFCSGRCADVDLAKWLNGSYATPSRDPEDVEAALEASEAALNAPDKPH
- a CDS encoding ribonuclease E/G, translated to MKGRTIVLDHFGDTEAAALIVDGKLDDLLIDSDGPRPGTIYRAIADRPVKGQGGMFLKTPDGSAFLRQIKGLAPGQPILVQVSGYAEPGKAIPVTQKLLFKSRYAIVTPGAPGTNISRSIRDEEERDRLLEIAHEAADGATHGLILRSSCAGADADDIADDIDAMLTLADKVLDDSSTEMELLSEGDGPHILAWRDWVAPADIVTDPGGFDTHGVLDTVDSLSQPRVALDGGASMFVEPTRALVAVDVNTGADVSLAAGIKANMACARALPRALRLRGLGGQITLDLAPMPKKDRRPFETALRQAFRADDVETTLVGWTPLGHYELQRKRARMPLAEVLK